The proteins below are encoded in one region of Apium graveolens cultivar Ventura chromosome 4, ASM990537v1, whole genome shotgun sequence:
- the LOC141717781 gene encoding uncharacterized protein LOC141717781 isoform X1 produces MGASESSLLQRSDDDITTISERSESIDPVLERLRSLQIANPILESLPAERSLTDILVRKPLLSSNSIGTVDRQVLLELFSMYRDWQEKKTQNISKKQEEIENKIDVADALAIKLLQRFNYSVSAMKTSSNHLYEVHSLQVELGELKGRLTEVISNCDALCKRIAADGPDSLKSTVKPFVLASSDPSTSA; encoded by the exons ATGGGTGCATCAGAGTCGAGCTTACTTCAG AGGTCTGACGATGATATTACTACGATTTCTGAGAGATCAGAAAGCATTGATCCTGTTTTAGAGAGGTTGCGTTCCCTCCAAATT GCGAATCCGATTTTGGAATCTCTCCCAGCGGAGAGAAGTTTGACTGACATTTTGGTTAGGAAACCCTTGTTGTCTTCAAATTCAA TAGGTACAGTAGATCGTCAGGTGCTACTGGAACTCTTTTCAATGTACAGAGATTGGCAGGAGAAGAAGACTCAGAATATTAGTAAAAAACAG GAAGAAATAGAAAATAAGATAGATGTTGCAGATGCATTGGCAATTAAACTTCTCCAACGTTTTAATTACTCCGTCTCGGCTATGAAAACTTCTTCAAATCACCTATATGAAG TTCACTCGTTGCAGGTGGAGCTTGGTGAACTGAAAGGAAGGTTGACAGAGGTTATCAGCAACTGTGATGCTTTGTGCAAAAGAATTGCTGCAGATGGACCGGATTCACTCAAGTCAACTGTCAAGCCATTTGTGTTGGCCTCTTCGGACCCATCAACATCCGCTTGA
- the LOC141717781 gene encoding uncharacterized protein LOC141717781 isoform X2, which translates to MGASESSLLQRSDDDITTISERSESIDPVLERLRSLQIANPILESLPAERSLTDILVRKPLLSSNSSTVDRQVLLELFSMYRDWQEKKTQNISKKQEEIENKIDVADALAIKLLQRFNYSVSAMKTSSNHLYEVHSLQVELGELKGRLTEVISNCDALCKRIAADGPDSLKSTVKPFVLASSDPSTSA; encoded by the exons ATGGGTGCATCAGAGTCGAGCTTACTTCAG AGGTCTGACGATGATATTACTACGATTTCTGAGAGATCAGAAAGCATTGATCCTGTTTTAGAGAGGTTGCGTTCCCTCCAAATT GCGAATCCGATTTTGGAATCTCTCCCAGCGGAGAGAAGTTTGACTGACATTTTGGTTAGGAAACCCTTGTTGTCTTCAAATTCAA GTACAGTAGATCGTCAGGTGCTACTGGAACTCTTTTCAATGTACAGAGATTGGCAGGAGAAGAAGACTCAGAATATTAGTAAAAAACAG GAAGAAATAGAAAATAAGATAGATGTTGCAGATGCATTGGCAATTAAACTTCTCCAACGTTTTAATTACTCCGTCTCGGCTATGAAAACTTCTTCAAATCACCTATATGAAG TTCACTCGTTGCAGGTGGAGCTTGGTGAACTGAAAGGAAGGTTGACAGAGGTTATCAGCAACTGTGATGCTTTGTGCAAAAGAATTGCTGCAGATGGACCGGATTCACTCAAGTCAACTGTCAAGCCATTTGTGTTGGCCTCTTCGGACCCATCAACATCCGCTTGA
- the LOC141717782 gene encoding GDP-mannose 4,6 dehydratase 1 — translation MASETTGSESTNGTSPESNPKVALITGITGQDGSYLTEFLLTKGYQVHGLIRRSSNFNTQRINHIYIDPHNAHKAQMKLHYADLTDASSLRRWLDIISPDEVYNLAAQSHVAVSFEIPDYTADVVATGALRLLEAVRSHISATGRSHVKYYQAGSSEMFGSTPPPQDETTPFHPRSPYAVSKVAAHWYTVNYREAYGIFACNGILFNHESPRRGENFVTRKITRAVGRIKVGLQSKLFLGNLQASRDWGFAGDYVEAMWMMLQQDKPDDYVVATEESHTVEEFLDVAFGYVGLKWKDHVVIDKRYFRPTEVDNLKGDSSKARKVLEWKPKVGFQELVKMMVDEDVELAKREKVLVDAGYMDAQQQP, via the coding sequence ATGGCATCAGAAACCACCGGATCCGAATCCACCAACGGCACCTCACCCGAATCGAACCCGAAAGTAGCATTAATCACGGGTATAACTGGCCAAGATGGATCTTACCTAACCGAGTTTCTCCTCACCAAAGGCTACCAAGTCCATGGCCTGATTCGCCGATCCTCTAATTTTAACACCCAGCGCATTAATCATATCTATATCGACCCACATAATGCTCATAAGGCCCAAATGAAACTCCATTACGCAGATCTAACTGACGCATCTTCCTTGAGGAGATGGCTTGATATCATTTCTCCTGATGAGGTTTATAATTTGGCTGCTCAATCACACGTGGCGGTTTCTTTTGAGATTCCTGATTACACTGCTGACGTGGTGGCTACTGGCGCGTTGAGGTTGTTAGAAGCGGTTAGATCTCATATTAGTGCTACTGGTAGGTCCCACGTTAAGTATTATCAGGCTGGTAGTTCTGAGATGTTTGGATCGACTCCACCGCCTCAGGATGAAACGACGCCGTTTCATCCGCGGTCTCCGTATGCTGTTTCGAAAGTGGCTGCTCATTGGTACACGGTGAATTATCGCGAAGCTTATGGTATTTTCGCGTGTAATGGGATCTTGTTTAATCACGAGAGTCCGAGGAGAGGGGAGAATTTTGTTACTAGGAAGATCACGAGAGCCGTGGGTAGAATTAAGGTAGGGTTACAGAGTAAGTTGTTTTTGGGGAATTTGCAGGCGTCGAGGGATTGGGGGTTTGCGGGGGATTATGTGGAGGCAATGTGGATGATGTTGCAGCAGGATAAGCCCGATGATTATGTTGTGGCGACGGAGGAGAGTCATACGGTGGAGGAGTTTTTGGATGTGGCGTTTGGGTATGTTGGGTTGAAATGGAAGGATCATGTTGTGATTGATAAGAGGTATTTTAGGCCGACAGAAGTGGATAATTTGAAAGGGGATTCGAGTAAGGCGAGGAAGGTTTTGGAGTGGAAACCGAAAGTTGGGTTTCAGGAGTTGGTTAAGATGATGGTAGATGAGGATGTTGAATTGGCGAAAAGAGAGAAGGTTCTTGTTGATGCTGGTTATATGGATGCTCAGCAACAGCCTTGA